From a region of the Triticum aestivum cultivar Chinese Spring chromosome 7D, IWGSC CS RefSeq v2.1, whole genome shotgun sequence genome:
- the LOC123170361 gene encoding uncharacterized protein: MAAPALKFAAVMLLAALCAAALAPATSGQPTDALATCIGRCGCVPCPKGKVCIAICTPPPPCAARCRCTYSGTGC, translated from the coding sequence ATGGCTGCTCCGGCTCTCAAGTTCGCCGCCGTCATGCTCCTGGCCGCCCTCTGCGCGGCGGCGCTCGCCCCGGCCACGTCGGGACAGCCGACGGACGCGCTAGCAACGTGCATCGGGCGCTGCGGGTGTGTGCCCTGCCCGAAAGGGAAGGTCTGCATCGCTATTTGCACTCCCCCGCCGCCCTGCGCGGCCAGATGCCGCTGCACCTATTCCGGCACGGGCTGCTAG